The Trueperaceae bacterium genome includes the window CCACGTCACCGGGTGGAGGCTGGTCGTGACGCTGATCTTGCGGCGCGTCTCCTCCGGCGTCCGGTCGGAGGCGGTGGTGCCGTCCTCGACGGCGCCCATGGCGCTCAGGACGCCGGTGCGGTAGAGCAGCGCTTCGGTGAGGCTGGTCTTGCCCGCCCCACTGTGCGAGAGGAGGGCGACGTTGCGGAGTTCCGACATGACGGAGTCCCTTTCTTCCATGGCGCGCGCGACCGGCGGGGGGAGCCCGGCCGGCGCAGCGGACGACGCGAACGTGAGCCAAAGGATAGCAGGGCGCCCGTCCCCGCCCCGGGACGGGCGTCCTCGCGCCGCGTGCGGGGGGGCGGCCGACCGGTCGACGGGGCGGTCGGCGGGACGGCGCGCGCGCCGGGGGCCGGGCGGTAGCATTCGGGCGTGACGTACCGACAGTTCCGCGCGAGCGTCGCGCGCATGACCGCCGAGATCCCCGACGCGTTCCTTCGGGACCTGCAGGGGGTGCACGCCCTCGAGGAGGAGCGGCTCGAGGAGGGCTACGACGACGTCTGGCGCATGGGGGAGTACCTCGATCCCGGGCCCGACGACTTCCTGGGGGGCGACGCGGGGCTCGGACGCCACGTGGCGCTCTACTGGGGGAGCTTCCGCGCGATCGCGGACGCCGACCCGGAGTTCGATTGGGAGGCGGAGATCTGGGAGACGTTGACCCACGAACTCCAGCACCACGTCGAGTCGTTGGCGGGCGACGGGCGCCTGATCGAGCAGGACCTGCTCGACGCGCAGGCGTTCGCGGAGCGCGGCGCGCCCGACGGCGACGCCGAGGACGCCGAGGAGGCCGAGGACGCGGGACGCCCGGCGGGCCGGCCGTGGTGGCGGCGGTGGTGGGGCGGGCCGGGGGCGTGAAGACCGAGCGCGAACGCAAGTACCTGCGTCCCGCGGGCGACCCGCCCGACCGCGCCGCGCTCACGGAAGCGTGGGCGCCGTGGGGCCTCGAGGTGGGGGACGCGGTGCACCTCGAGCATCGCGACCGGTACTACGACGACCCGCGGCTGTCGCTGCAGCGCGCCGGCTTCGCGCTGCGTCGGCGGACCGGGGAGGGGCGGGTCGTCGCGACCCTGAAGACGCTGGGGACGGTCCAGGGCGCAGAGCACGTCCGCGGGGAGCTCGAGGTGGTCCTGGACGCGGACGCGCCGCAGGGCTGGCCGACCGGGATCGCCGACGCCGTGGGCACCGTCACCGATCCCGGGGCGTTGCACGTCGTGATGGCGTTGGACGTCGTGCGCACCGACCGGCCGGTCCTGCGCGGCGGCGTGCGGGTGGCGACGCTGTCGTTCGACACGGTGGCGGCCCGCAAGCCGGGGCAGGACCGGCGGGTGGCGTGGAGCGAGGTCGAGCTCGAGTGGGTGGAGGACGTCGCCGACGACGCCTCCGAAGCGCTGGCCGGTGGGGCGGGGGCGCTGGCGGCGGCGTTCGGGTGGACGGCGTCGGACCGGACGAAGCTCGAGCGGGCGCACGC containing:
- a CDS encoding metallopeptidase family protein, with product MTYRQFRASVARMTAEIPDAFLRDLQGVHALEEERLEEGYDDVWRMGEYLDPGPDDFLGGDAGLGRHVALYWGSFRAIADADPEFDWEAEIWETLTHELQHHVESLAGDGRLIEQDLLDAQAFAERGAPDGDAEDAEEAEDAGRPAGRPWWRRWWGGPGA
- a CDS encoding CYTH domain-containing protein is translated as MKTERERKYLRPAGDPPDRAALTEAWAPWGLEVGDAVHLEHRDRYYDDPRLSLQRAGFALRRRTGEGRVVATLKTLGTVQGAEHVRGELEVVLDADAPQGWPTGIADAVGTVTDPGALHVVMALDVVRTDRPVLRGGVRVATLSFDTVAARKPGQDRRVAWSEVELEWVEDVADDASEALAGGAGALAAAFGWTASDRTKLERAHA